The Fusarium falciforme chromosome 10, complete sequence DNA segment GGTCATGGCTGTGACCATGACAATAGGAGCTAACCAACGTGCCAGGCTCTTCTCAAATATGATGCGTGATATTGGGCCCCCGGGTGAGGGCAACCAAGGAGGCGATGAAGGGTCTGGGGGAGGACCACCTCCTGGATTCGCTCGAAGCCTGCACGACATTCTAAGCCTCCTTAACCCCGCGAATGCCATGGCTGGCGATGCTGTATACTCTCAAGAGGCTCTGGATCGGATCATTACCGGACTGATGGAGGCAAACCCTCAGTCAAATGCCGCTCCGCCAGCTACAGAAGAAGCTCTCCGGAACTTGGAGCGGAAACCAGTGAATAAGGAGATGCTGGGAACTGAGGGAAAGGCGGAATGTACCATCTGCATtgacgagatgaaggagggtGACATGGCTACATTCCTGCCATGTAAGCATTGGTTCCACGAGGATTGCGTTGTTCTGTGGTTGAAGGAACACAACACTTGTCCGATTTGCCGCACTCCGATCGAAAAGAATGATCGCAGCGGCAATAACAATAAcgccagcaacaacaacaatagTGGCAACGATAGCAGCAACCGACCTCAGGGACCGCCGTCGGGACAGAGCTCAGGTCGGCCGAGTCCATTTGGACCACCCCCTGGATTTGGAGGAGGTTCGGGCTGGTTTTCTGGGGGCTCACCCGGTTGGGGAGGATCCGCTGAGAATGCTGGTGGTCCCCCGTCAAGACCTGTTCGATACTCACGCCCTCCAAGCCAGAGTCAAAGTCGTCTGAACGAGGCTTTACGGAATATCTCGTCGATGCAACGAGAGCGGGAGCGTGATCGTGACCGAGATCGAGATCGAGATCGGGGAACATCATCCGGATTCAGTTACGATACCTCCCGTATGCAGAGGCGTAGTTCGCACTCTCCCACAAGCCCCCGAGCGACGGCCCCTGGTGAGCATGGAGCGCGGATGAGGCAGAGAAGTCCTTCAGAGAGCAGTCGGCGGACGGAAGATTCGGATCAACGGCGACAAGGCCACGGGCCCATAAGCTGGCTCCGTGATCGGTTCGGCAGCGGCTCCGGTAATGGATCGTCGCGCG contains these protein-coding regions:
- a CDS encoding RING-type domain-containing protein; this translates as MASQGEHHVHLDATAGREVVFCHACSNEWYRDDHGLTCPECHGEITEIIDPDNDPRDLEHRSSASTSPEIGPFRYHDDDSDPEEGNIDEHLGPHGFGFRRSVRDGPDPHHHNPAVDPVLERFLDMIQGFAPSRRPGGPGGSFPSSPGERPSDHDPFAPRIHRTTFTSGPFGGGTTSVTIVSGPIHGSRGGPPMQGADPFQMLFSNMMRDIGPPGEGNQGGDEGSGGGPPPGFARSLHDILSLLNPANAMAGDAVYSQEALDRIITGLMEANPQSNAAPPATEEALRNLERKPVNKEMLGTEGKAECTICIDEMKEGDMATFLPCKHWFHEDCVVLWLKEHNTCPICRTPIEKNDRSGNNNNASNNNNSGNDSSNRPQGPPSGQSSGRPSPFGPPPGFGGGSGWFSGGSPGWGGSAENAGGPPSRPVRYSRPPSQSQSRLNEALRNISSMQRERERDRDRDRDRDRGTSSGFSYDTSRMQRRSSHSPTSPRATAPGEHGARMRQRSPSESSRRTEDSDQRRQGHGPISWLRDRFGSGSGNGSSRDGRRQ